In Bufo gargarizans isolate SCDJY-AF-19 chromosome 6, ASM1485885v1, whole genome shotgun sequence, a single genomic region encodes these proteins:
- the LOC122941988 gene encoding olfactory receptor 6-like has translation MSTMNQTRVTEFILLGFGNLHVFNIVFFILFLVIFLFTVVENLMLIVLVSVNTKLQCPMYYFLCHLSFSDLAISSNIVPNMLVAILFGGKKMSYVGCITQLYLYSGTTITECFLLSAMSYDRYLAICNPLRYCTIMDFRHNTCLSLWPWLLGLTLNLSGVFPISNFDFCYDNIIDHVYCDISPLQKLSCSDTSLVELEIFLFSIPLFILPCGYNIVTYVYIFLTIVRIPSTTGKQKTFSTCSSHLIVVVTFYGTLIAKYMIPSVGHSSLINKIVSLLHALFTPLINPIIYSLRNQDIKMAFIKMFAQ, from the coding sequence ATGTCTACAATGAACCAAACAAGAGTGACAGAATTCATTCTGTTGGGTTTTGGAAACCTCCATGTATTCAATATTGTATTCTTTATACTTTTCTTGGTCATCTTTCTTTTTACAGTTGTAGAAAACCTTATGCTTATTGTGCTTGTTTCAGTCAACACCAAGCTTCAGTGCCCCATGTATTACTTCCTTTGTCATCTTTCCTTTTCTGACCTTGCAATTTCCTCAAACATTGTTCCTAACATGCTCGTAGCCATTTTGTTTGGAGGGAAGAAGATGAGTTATGTTGGCTGTATCACACAATTATACTTATACAGTGGTACAACTATTACTGAATGTTTTCTTCTTTCTGCAATGTCCTATGATCGATACTTGGCCATCTGCAACCCCCTAAGATACTGTACTATCATGGACTTTAGGCACAACACCTGTCTGTCACTATGGCCATGGTTGTTGGGTCTTACTCTTAATCTTTCAGGAGTCTTTCCTATATCAAACTTTGATTTTTGTTATGACAATATCATTGACCATGTCTACTGTGACATTTCTCCTCTTCAGAAGCTTTCTTGTTCAGACACTTCTCTAGTAGAACTGGAAATCTTTCTGTTTTCTATTCCACTATTTATCCTTCCTTGTGGTTATAACATTGTGACCTATGTGTATATCTTCCTCACCATAGTTAGGATACCATCTACAACTGGCAAACAAAAAACCTTCTCTACCTGCAGTTCTCATCTTATTGTTGTGGTCACATTTTATGGGACACTAATAGCAAAATACATGATCCCATCTGTAGGACATTCCTCACTCATTAATAAAATTGTTTCCCTATTACATGCTTTATTTACCCCCTTGATTAATCCCATAATATATAGCCTCCGAAACCAAGATATAAAGATGGCATTTATAAAAATGTTTGCTCAATAA
- the LOC122941989 gene encoding olfactory receptor 11L1-like codes for ILLAFGNLHSFNIVLFILFLIIFIFTVIGNLVLIVLFSVNTKLQSPMYYLLCHLSFSDLLISSIIVPNMLDAILFGGEKMSYIACITQLYFFSGSSFTECFLLSVMSYDRYLAICNPLRYSSIMDFKLQICLSMWPWLLGLTLNLKGVLLISNFNFCHDNIIDHLFCDISPLQKLSCSDTSLVELEAFLFSMPLFIFPCGFIIVTYVYIFHTILKISSTTGKQKTFSTCSSHLIVVVTFYGTLIAKYMIPSVGHSSLINEIISLLHTLFTPLFNPVIYSLRNQDIKAALRNMIGQ; via the coding sequence ATTCTTTTAGCTTTCGGAAACCTTCACAGCTTTAATATTGTGTTATTTATTTTGTTcttgatcatttttatttttacagttatAGGAAACCTTGTGCTCATTGTCCTTTTTTCAGTCAACACCAAGCTCCAGTCCCCCATGTATTATTTGCTTTGTCATCTTTCCTTTTCTGATCTCTTGATTTCATCCATCATTGTTCCCAACATGCTTGATGCCATTTTGTTTGGAGGGGAAAAAATGAGTTACATCGCCTGTATCACCCAATTATACTTCTTTAGCGGTTCAAGCTTTACAGAATGTTTCCTTCTTTCTGTAATGTCCTATGATCGTTACTTGGCCATCTGCAACCCCTTACGATACTCTAGTATCATGGACTTCAAGCTCCAGATCTGTCTGTCAATGTGGCCATGGTTGTTGGGTCTTACTCTTAATCTTAAAGGAGTCTTGCTTATAtcaaattttaatttttgtcatgACAATATCATTGACCATCTCTTCTGTGACATTTCTCCTCTTCAGAAGCTTTCTTGTTCAGACACTTCTCTGGTAGAACTGGAAGCCTTTCTGTTTTCTATGCCACTATTTATATTTCCTTGTGGCTTTATCATTGTTACCTATGTGTATATATTCCACACGATACTCAAGATATCATCTACAACTGGCAAACAAAAAACCTTCTCTACCTGCAGTTCTCATCTTATTGTTGTGGTCACATTTTATGGGACACTAATAGCCAAATACATGATCCCATCTGTAGGACATTCCTCACTCATTAATGAAATTATTTCCCTATTACATACTTTATTTACCCCCTTGTTTAACCCTGTAATATATAGCCTCAGAAACCAGGACATAAAGGCAGCATTAAGAAATATGATtggtcaataa